ACCGTCAGATCCCACATTTCGTGCATTTCGCGCCAACCGGGCGTGTCCAACAACAGATAATTGCCTTCCACAAGGATGATATCGGCTGTGGCCGGGATCAACGCGCCATCTGGCACCACGGCATCGGCACCGCGGTCAAAAACCGGCACCGACACCGCGCCTCCACGCGCGACCTCTTGCAACACCCGCAGCATTGCGCCTGTGTCAAAGGTGTCTGGCGCCCCCTTCCGGTGCAGGCGGCCGCGCGCCGTAAGGATGTCATTGTCCTGATGAAACCCATCCATCGGAACGATCGCACTGCCCGGTATCCGCTTGGCCAGTTCCGCAACGATGGTGGATTTGCCTGACCCCGGCGCACCGGCGATTGCGATCATGCGGCGTGTCCTGCCATCACTGAGCGCCGCGATTTGGCCTGCCAGTTGCGTGACATGCGGCTGGGTCATTCCGAAAGATCCAGTTCCGATGCCCAAGGCGGATTTGCACCGGCCCGCGAGACAGTCACAGCCGCCGCGCGTGCGCCCAGCGTGAGGGCGGGGCGCAATTGTGGAACCTGTGCTGCAGCCAGGCTGGCCTTGTTCAACAGGCCCAAACGGTCCAGACCCAGCATCAAACCGGCGTTAAAGGTATCGCCCGCACCAACGGTGTCGACCACTTGCGCGGATAATGCCGGGCTGTCCAACTGGGCGGTGCGGCTCACCACAGTAGCGCCCTTGTCGCCTTTGGTTACCACGACAAACTGCGGTCCGGCCTCGCACAACCGGCGGGCGCGATCCGTGAGCGATCCGCCACCTTGGTCGATCCAGTCCAGATCTTCGTCGGACACCTTGACGATGTCGCTTTTTGCGATCATTCGCGCCAGCCGCGCACGAAAGGCCGGTTCATCTGTGATGAACCCCGGACGGATATTGGGATCCAGCACAATGGTGTTGCG
This window of the Sulfitobacter mediterraneus genome carries:
- a CDS encoding AAA family ATPase — protein: MTQPHVTQLAGQIAALSDGRTRRMIAIAGAPGSGKSTIVAELAKRIPGSAIVPMDGFHQDNDILTARGRLHRKGAPDTFDTGAMLRVLQEVARGGAVSVPVFDRGADAVVPDGALIPATADIILVEGNYLLLDTPGWREMHEMWDLTVLLDVPPDELRRRLVRRWTDHDLTPQQAQDRAASNDLPNAQTVMAQSIVPDIRLKSA
- a CDS encoding carbohydrate kinase family protein, translated to MILCCGEALIDMIPTPTASGGMAYAPHTGGAIFNTAIALGRLGADAALLSGVSTDGFGEMLVASLRANNVKTDHLIRSDRLTTLAIVHLTEGKAVYSFYDENSAGSAFAAADMPALPDDLTALYFGGISLVAEPAATAYEALMAQAAGRNTIVLDPNIRPGFITDEPAFRARLARMIAKSDIVKVSDEDLDWIDQGGGSLTDRARRLCEAGPQFVVVTKGDKGATVVSRTAQLDSPALSAQVVDTVGAGDTFNAGLMLGLDRLGLLNKASLAAAQVPQLRPALTLGARAAAVTVSRAGANPPWASELDLSE